The following proteins are encoded in a genomic region of Hyla sarda isolate aHylSar1 chromosome 3, aHylSar1.hap1, whole genome shotgun sequence:
- the VNN1 gene encoding pantetheinase isoform X2, with amino-acid sequence MRKEGQKGAHLIVTPEDGIYGWRFTRETIYPFLEDIPDPNVNWIPCIDPKRFGPAPVQTRLSCMARNYSIYVAANIGDKKMCNKSDVGCPDDGQYNYNTAVVYDSNGTLVARYHKDNLFLGEVQFNAPKEPEIVTFTTPFGKFGIFICFDILFYNPAVALVVEHNVDTILFPTAWMNLLPHLTAIEFHSAWAMGMGVNLLSSNTHNTGKKMTGSGIFSPDKVVPYYYNMMNESGHLLISELYSHPRNSSTYYPVKWNQYASQIENYPSSTNVFNGFLFADEYTFTELKELHGEYSVCQNGFCCHLTYRIAEKHSDEVYVFGVFDGLHTVEGEYYLQVCTLLKCQSMDLNSCGESVETSFTRFDSFSISGNFSTSFVFPEVLLTNIHLAPDMFQVLKDGRLISKSGVSSQPLLSATLFGRWYQKDPTSK; translated from the exons ATGCGGAAAGAAGGTCAGAAG GGTGCCCATTTAATTGTTACACCAGAAGATGGTATATATGGCTGGAGGTTTACAAGAGAAACAATTTACCCATTCCTAGAAGATATTCCTGACCCCAATGTCAACTGGATACCATGTATTGACCCTAAAAG GTTTGGTCCAGCTCCTGTTCAGACAAGACTGAGTTGCATGGCAAGGAATTATTCCATTTATGTAGCTGCAAATATTGGTGataaaaaaatgtgcaacaaatcTGATGTTGGATGCCCAGATGACGGCcaatataactataatactgctgtagtATATGACTCCAATGGAACATTAGTAGCACGCTATCATAAG GATAACCTGTTTCTTGGAGAGGTCCAGTTTAATGCACCCAAAGAGCCTGAGATTGTGACCTTTACCACTCCATTTGGAAAATTTGGAATTTTTATATGCTTTGATATCCTTTTTTACAACCCTGCTGTTGCACTGGTAGTAGAGCACAATGTGGACACTATTCTTTTCCCTACTGCATGGATGAACCTTCTTCCTCATCTGACTGCTATAGAATTCCACTCAGCATGGGCTATGGGGATGGGTGTAAATTTACTCTCTTCCAACACCCATAATACAGGCAAGAAAATGACAG GCAGTGGAATCTTTTCCCCAGATAAGGTTGTGCCATATTACTATAACATGATGAATGAGTCAGGACACCTCCTGATCTCAGAACTTTATTCCCATCCTCGGAATTCTTCAACATACTATCCTGTCAAATGGAACCAGTATGCCTCTCAAATTGAGAACTATCCTTCCAGTACCAATGTATTTAATGGGTTCCTTTTTGCTGATGAATACACTTTTACGGAACTAAAAGAGTTACACGGAGAATATTCAGTTTGCCAAAATGGCTTTTGTTGCCATTTAACTTATAGAATAGCTGAGAAGCACAGTGATGAGGTGTATGTATTTGGTGTTTTTGACGGTCTTCACACAGTTGAAGGAGAATACTATCTACAg GTATGCACCTTGCTGAAATGTCAGAGTATGGATTTGAACTCATGTGGAGAATCTGTAGAGACATCCTTCACAAGATTTGACTCATTTTCCATAAGTGGgaatttttctacttcatttgtATTCCCTGAAGTTTTGCTGACAAATATTCATTTGGCTCCTGATATGTTCCAG GTGTTAAAGGATGGACGTCTTATAAGTAAATCTGGAGTTTCTTCACAACCATTGTTAAGTGCAACTCTGTTTGGAAGATGGTATCAAAAAGACCCAACTTCAAAGTGA
- the VNN1 gene encoding pantetheinase isoform X1 — MATASFLLATLLLASSCQALQKFIGAVYEHAVILPDETTTPVSKQEALDLMNTNMDILEEAVKTAAQQGAHLIVTPEDGIYGWRFTRETIYPFLEDIPDPNVNWIPCIDPKRFGPAPVQTRLSCMARNYSIYVAANIGDKKMCNKSDVGCPDDGQYNYNTAVVYDSNGTLVARYHKDNLFLGEVQFNAPKEPEIVTFTTPFGKFGIFICFDILFYNPAVALVVEHNVDTILFPTAWMNLLPHLTAIEFHSAWAMGMGVNLLSSNTHNTGKKMTGSGIFSPDKVVPYYYNMMNESGHLLISELYSHPRNSSTYYPVKWNQYASQIENYPSSTNVFNGFLFADEYTFTELKELHGEYSVCQNGFCCHLTYRIAEKHSDEVYVFGVFDGLHTVEGEYYLQVCTLLKCQSMDLNSCGESVETSFTRFDSFSISGNFSTSFVFPEVLLTNIHLAPDMFQVLKDGRLISKSGVSSQPLLSATLFGRWYQKDPTSK, encoded by the exons ATGGCCACTGCCAGCTTTCTGCTAGCCACCTTACTCTTGGCTTCAAGCTGCCAAGCTTTGCAAAAATTCATTGGTGCAGTCTATGAACATGCAGTAATACTCCCAGATGAGACCACAACACCTGTCTCAAAGCAGGAAGCCCTGGATTTAATGAATACAAATATGGACATCCTTGAAGAAGCGGTGAAGACAGCGGCACAGCAG GGTGCCCATTTAATTGTTACACCAGAAGATGGTATATATGGCTGGAGGTTTACAAGAGAAACAATTTACCCATTCCTAGAAGATATTCCTGACCCCAATGTCAACTGGATACCATGTATTGACCCTAAAAG GTTTGGTCCAGCTCCTGTTCAGACAAGACTGAGTTGCATGGCAAGGAATTATTCCATTTATGTAGCTGCAAATATTGGTGataaaaaaatgtgcaacaaatcTGATGTTGGATGCCCAGATGACGGCcaatataactataatactgctgtagtATATGACTCCAATGGAACATTAGTAGCACGCTATCATAAG GATAACCTGTTTCTTGGAGAGGTCCAGTTTAATGCACCCAAAGAGCCTGAGATTGTGACCTTTACCACTCCATTTGGAAAATTTGGAATTTTTATATGCTTTGATATCCTTTTTTACAACCCTGCTGTTGCACTGGTAGTAGAGCACAATGTGGACACTATTCTTTTCCCTACTGCATGGATGAACCTTCTTCCTCATCTGACTGCTATAGAATTCCACTCAGCATGGGCTATGGGGATGGGTGTAAATTTACTCTCTTCCAACACCCATAATACAGGCAAGAAAATGACAG GCAGTGGAATCTTTTCCCCAGATAAGGTTGTGCCATATTACTATAACATGATGAATGAGTCAGGACACCTCCTGATCTCAGAACTTTATTCCCATCCTCGGAATTCTTCAACATACTATCCTGTCAAATGGAACCAGTATGCCTCTCAAATTGAGAACTATCCTTCCAGTACCAATGTATTTAATGGGTTCCTTTTTGCTGATGAATACACTTTTACGGAACTAAAAGAGTTACACGGAGAATATTCAGTTTGCCAAAATGGCTTTTGTTGCCATTTAACTTATAGAATAGCTGAGAAGCACAGTGATGAGGTGTATGTATTTGGTGTTTTTGACGGTCTTCACACAGTTGAAGGAGAATACTATCTACAg GTATGCACCTTGCTGAAATGTCAGAGTATGGATTTGAACTCATGTGGAGAATCTGTAGAGACATCCTTCACAAGATTTGACTCATTTTCCATAAGTGGgaatttttctacttcatttgtATTCCCTGAAGTTTTGCTGACAAATATTCATTTGGCTCCTGATATGTTCCAG GTGTTAAAGGATGGACGTCTTATAAGTAAATCTGGAGTTTCTTCACAACCATTGTTAAGTGCAACTCTGTTTGGAAGATGGTATCAAAAAGACCCAACTTCAAAGTGA
- the VNN1 gene encoding pantetheinase isoform X3, whose amino-acid sequence MGAHLIVTPEDGIYGWRFTRETIYPFLEDIPDPNVNWIPCIDPKRFGPAPVQTRLSCMARNYSIYVAANIGDKKMCNKSDVGCPDDGQYNYNTAVVYDSNGTLVARYHKDNLFLGEVQFNAPKEPEIVTFTTPFGKFGIFICFDILFYNPAVALVVEHNVDTILFPTAWMNLLPHLTAIEFHSAWAMGMGVNLLSSNTHNTGKKMTGSGIFSPDKVVPYYYNMMNESGHLLISELYSHPRNSSTYYPVKWNQYASQIENYPSSTNVFNGFLFADEYTFTELKELHGEYSVCQNGFCCHLTYRIAEKHSDEVYVFGVFDGLHTVEGEYYLQVCTLLKCQSMDLNSCGESVETSFTRFDSFSISGNFSTSFVFPEVLLTNIHLAPDMFQVLKDGRLISKSGVSSQPLLSATLFGRWYQKDPTSK is encoded by the exons atg GGTGCCCATTTAATTGTTACACCAGAAGATGGTATATATGGCTGGAGGTTTACAAGAGAAACAATTTACCCATTCCTAGAAGATATTCCTGACCCCAATGTCAACTGGATACCATGTATTGACCCTAAAAG GTTTGGTCCAGCTCCTGTTCAGACAAGACTGAGTTGCATGGCAAGGAATTATTCCATTTATGTAGCTGCAAATATTGGTGataaaaaaatgtgcaacaaatcTGATGTTGGATGCCCAGATGACGGCcaatataactataatactgctgtagtATATGACTCCAATGGAACATTAGTAGCACGCTATCATAAG GATAACCTGTTTCTTGGAGAGGTCCAGTTTAATGCACCCAAAGAGCCTGAGATTGTGACCTTTACCACTCCATTTGGAAAATTTGGAATTTTTATATGCTTTGATATCCTTTTTTACAACCCTGCTGTTGCACTGGTAGTAGAGCACAATGTGGACACTATTCTTTTCCCTACTGCATGGATGAACCTTCTTCCTCATCTGACTGCTATAGAATTCCACTCAGCATGGGCTATGGGGATGGGTGTAAATTTACTCTCTTCCAACACCCATAATACAGGCAAGAAAATGACAG GCAGTGGAATCTTTTCCCCAGATAAGGTTGTGCCATATTACTATAACATGATGAATGAGTCAGGACACCTCCTGATCTCAGAACTTTATTCCCATCCTCGGAATTCTTCAACATACTATCCTGTCAAATGGAACCAGTATGCCTCTCAAATTGAGAACTATCCTTCCAGTACCAATGTATTTAATGGGTTCCTTTTTGCTGATGAATACACTTTTACGGAACTAAAAGAGTTACACGGAGAATATTCAGTTTGCCAAAATGGCTTTTGTTGCCATTTAACTTATAGAATAGCTGAGAAGCACAGTGATGAGGTGTATGTATTTGGTGTTTTTGACGGTCTTCACACAGTTGAAGGAGAATACTATCTACAg GTATGCACCTTGCTGAAATGTCAGAGTATGGATTTGAACTCATGTGGAGAATCTGTAGAGACATCCTTCACAAGATTTGACTCATTTTCCATAAGTGGgaatttttctacttcatttgtATTCCCTGAAGTTTTGCTGACAAATATTCATTTGGCTCCTGATATGTTCCAG GTGTTAAAGGATGGACGTCTTATAAGTAAATCTGGAGTTTCTTCACAACCATTGTTAAGTGCAACTCTGTTTGGAAGATGGTATCAAAAAGACCCAACTTCAAAGTGA